A stretch of Henckelia pumila isolate YLH828 chromosome 4, ASM3356847v2, whole genome shotgun sequence DNA encodes these proteins:
- the LOC140861063 gene encoding uncharacterized protein, which yields MRDWSVDFVKRRTTFEEIGSKGVMRFGKKGHGPCRHFGKDHPTDRCRRASGACFLCKEIGHLKRDCPQAEGADSGSGSRSQATVQRRPHGQSRGGSNQKPRSSSQVFSLRNDQAVDENERVIAGTILLCGIPAFVIIDTGAFHSFVSARFVKNHKLPYTNLDAVLSFLHRRSVLAKCLVLGCPLEFEGNVLMVNIMLLAMEEFDCILGIDMLTTYRASMDCYQKLVRFHLVGDDSWEAEFGIELMPGTSPILKAPYLLAPSEMHELKNQLQDPLDKGYIRPSVSPWRELGLFTLREKQLYANLSKCEFWIDRVVSLGHVISSQGISVDLSKIEVVLNWLCPTTLAKIRSLLGLTGYYRHFISNFLQLTRPLTQLTRKGVDFELSSEREENLCELHRLLTFAPVLALLSGSRGYVVYTDASLQGYVADESHILQQSEVQLDTDLTYVERLLRILDQKCFEGFWVVLGGSEALERCSGVSAE from the exons ATGAGGGATTGGTCAGTCGATTTCGTCAAGCGGAGGACAACATTTGAAGAAATAG GATCCAAGGGAGTGATGCGATTTGGAAAGAAGGGTCATGGTCCTTGTCGCCATTTTGGTAAGGATCATCCTACTGACAGATGTCGTAGAGCTTCGGGTGCATGTTTTCTTTGTAAGGAGATTGGTCACCtgaagagggattgtccacaggccgAGGGAGCTGATTCTGGTTCGGGTTCTAGATCTCAAGCCACAGTACAGCGGAGGCCACATGGACAGTCGAGGGGAGGTTCTAATCAGAAACCTCGTTCTTCCAGTCAGGTTTTTTCCTTGAGgaatgatcaggcagtggacgAGAATGAGAGGGTCATAGCGGGTACAATTCTATTATGCGGTATACCTGCTTTTGTTattattgatactggtgcatttCATTCCTTTGTATCTGCTCGATTTGTCAAGAATCATAAGTTACCATACACTAACCTAGACGCAGTACTTTCTTTTCTACACCGACGGTCTGTGTTGGCTAAGTGTCTAGTGTTGGGTTGTCCattggagtttgagggtaatgttttGATGGTGAATATCATGTTATTAGCAATGGAGGAATtcgattgcattttgggaattgaCATGTTGACCACGTACCGAGCTTcaatggactgctatcagaaatTGGTGCGCTTTCATTTGGTTGGAGATGATAGCTG GGAAGCCGAGTTTGGTATTGAGTTAATGCCAGGTACTTCTCCTATTTTGAAAGCACCGTATCTTCttgctccatcagagatgcatgagttgaagaatcagttgcaGGATCCcttggataagggatatattcgtcctagtgtgtctccttggagAGAGCTTGgtctcttt ACCCTTCGAGAgaagcaattgtacgccaatttgagtaagtgtgagttctggattgaTCGAGTGGTTTCTCTCGGCCATGTCATATCCAGTCAGGGAATTTCAGTTGATCtgagcaagattgaggttgtaTTGAATTGGTTGTGTCCGACGACACTAGCTAAGATCCGTAGTTTGCTGGGTCTGACAGGGTATTATCGTCATTTCATCTCCAATTTCTTGCAGCTAACTCGACCCCTGACACAACTTACTCGTAAGGGCGTGGATTTTGAGTTGTCCTCAGAGCGCGAGGAGAATTTATGTGAGCTTCATAGACTGTTGACTTTTGCACCTGTGTTGGCATTATTGTCAGGATctagagggtatgtggtgtatactgatgcttctctACAAGG atatgtggcggatgagtcccaTATCTTGCAGCAGTCTGAGGTTCAGTTAGATACAGATCTGACATATGTGGAGAGACTGTTGCGTATTCTGGATCAGAAG